A genomic stretch from Enterobacter dykesii includes:
- the wzxC gene encoding colanic acid undecaprenyl disphosphate flippase WzxC gives MSLREKTISGAKWSAMATIVIIGLGLVQMTVLARIIDNHQFGLLTVSLVIIALADTLSDFGIANSIIQRKEISHLELTTLYWLNVGLGIFVFVLVFLLSDTIASVLHNPDLAPLMRTLSFAFVVIPHGQQFRALMQKELEFNKIGMIETSAVLAGFTFTVVSAHFWPLAMTAILGYLVNSAVRTLLFGYFGRKIYRPGLHFSLASVSSNLRFGAWLTADSIINYVNTNLSTLVLARILGASVAGGYNLAYNVAVVPPMKLNPIITRVLFPAFAKIQDDTEKLRVNFYKLLSVVGIINFPVLLGLMVVSSNFVPLVFGEKWNGIIPILQLLCVVGLLRSVGNPIGSLLMAKARVDISFKFNVFKTFLFIPAIIVGGHMAGAIGVTLGFLLVQVVNTVLSYFIMIKPVLGSSYRQYILSLWLPFYLSLPTLAVSYGLGIILIGHLPLAALLAVQVAAGALAFGVMIVLSRNALVVEMKRQFCRNEKMKTLLRAG, from the coding sequence ATGAGCTTACGTGAAAAAACCATCAGCGGGGCGAAATGGTCAGCGATGGCGACCATCGTCATCATTGGCCTCGGTCTGGTGCAGATGACCGTGTTGGCGCGCATTATTGATAATCACCAGTTCGGTCTGCTGACCGTCTCGCTGGTGATTATCGCGCTGGCCGATACGCTGTCTGATTTTGGTATCGCCAACTCGATTATCCAGCGCAAAGAGATCAGCCATCTTGAGTTGACCACCCTCTACTGGCTGAACGTGGGGCTGGGGATTTTCGTGTTCGTGCTGGTGTTCCTGCTGAGCGACACCATCGCCAGCGTGCTGCATAACCCGGATCTGGCTCCGCTGATGCGCACGCTGTCGTTTGCGTTCGTGGTGATCCCGCACGGGCAGCAGTTCCGCGCGCTGATGCAGAAAGAGCTGGAGTTCAACAAGATCGGCATGATTGAGACCAGCGCGGTGCTGGCGGGCTTTACCTTCACCGTGGTGAGCGCCCATTTCTGGCCGCTGGCGATGACCGCCATCCTCGGATACCTGGTTAACTCTGCCGTGCGTACGCTGCTGTTCGGCTACTTTGGCCGCAAGATCTACCGTCCCGGGCTGCATTTCTCTCTCGCATCCGTCTCGTCCAACCTGCGCTTTGGCGCGTGGCTGACGGCGGACAGCATCATCAACTATGTGAATACCAACCTGTCGACGCTGGTGCTGGCGCGTATTCTTGGCGCGAGCGTGGCGGGGGGCTACAACCTGGCCTACAACGTCGCGGTGGTGCCGCCGATGAAGCTGAACCCGATCATCACCCGCGTCCTGTTCCCGGCGTTCGCCAAGATTCAGGACGACACCGAGAAGCTGCGCGTTAACTTCTATAAGCTTCTTTCCGTGGTGGGGATCATTAACTTCCCGGTGCTGCTGGGGCTGATGGTGGTGTCCAGCAACTTCGTGCCGCTGGTGTTTGGCGAGAAGTGGAACGGCATCATCCCGATCCTGCAGCTGCTGTGCGTGGTGGGGCTCCTGCGCTCCGTGGGGAATCCGATTGGTTCCCTGCTGATGGCAAAAGCGCGCGTGGACATCAGCTTTAAGTTCAACGTGTTCAAAACTTTCCTGTTTATTCCGGCGATTATCGTCGGCGGGCATATGGCGGGCGCCATCGGCGTCACGCTGGGCTTCCTGCTGGTGCAGGTAGTCAATACCGTTCTGAGCTACTTCATCATGATCAAGCCGGTGCTGGGCTCCAGCTACCGTCAGTACATCCTGAGCCTGTGGCTGCCGTTCTATCTCTCGTTGCCGACCCTGGCGGTGAGCTACGGCCTGGGCATCATCCTCATCGGTCACCTGCCGCTGGCCGCGCTGCTGGCGGTGCAGGTTGCCGCGGGCGCGCTGGCATTTGGCGTGATGATTGTGCTGTCACGCAATGCGCTGGTGGTGGAGATGAAGCGCCAGTTTTGCCGTAACGAAAAAATGAAAACGCTGCTTCGCGCAGGCTAG
- the wcaJ gene encoding undecaprenyl-phosphate glucose phosphotransferase, producing MTNLKKRERARTNASLISMVQRFSDITIMVGGLWAVCRIGGLPFLYMHLLMALIALVVFQMIGGMTDFYRSWRGVKMTTELMLLLQNWTLSLIFSAGLVAFSHDFDNRLVTYLSWYLLTSVGMVVCRSLIRFGAGWLRNRGYNRRFVAVAGDLPVGKVLLDSFRKEPWLGFEVVGIYHDAKPGGVPSDWAGNYEQLIEDAKAGKIHNVYIAMQMRDESRIKQLMRELADTTCSVILIPDVFTFNILHSRIEEVNGVPVVPLYDTPLSGINRVLKRAEDIVLSSLILLLISPVLCCIALAVKLSSPGPVIFRQTRYGMDGKPIMVWKFRSMKVMENDKVVTQATQNDPRVTRVGNFLRRTSLDELPQFINVFTGGMSIVGPRPHAVAHNEQYRSLIEGYMLRHKVKPGITGWAQINGWRGETDTLEKMEKRIEFDLEYIREWSIWFDIKIVFLTIFKGFVNKAAY from the coding sequence ATGACGAATCTAAAAAAACGCGAACGAGCGAGAACGAATGCATCGTTAATCTCTATGGTGCAGCGTTTTTCTGATATCACCATCATGGTCGGCGGATTGTGGGCGGTGTGTCGGATCGGCGGGCTGCCGTTCTTATATATGCATCTGCTGATGGCACTTATTGCGTTGGTCGTGTTTCAGATGATCGGCGGAATGACCGATTTCTACCGCTCGTGGCGCGGCGTCAAAATGACCACTGAACTGATGCTGTTGCTGCAGAACTGGACCCTGAGCCTGATCTTCAGCGCGGGCCTGGTGGCGTTTAGCCATGATTTTGATAATCGCCTCGTGACCTATCTGAGCTGGTATCTGTTAACCAGCGTCGGCATGGTGGTGTGCCGTTCCCTGATCCGCTTCGGCGCGGGCTGGCTGCGTAACCGCGGTTATAACCGTCGCTTCGTTGCGGTAGCGGGCGATCTGCCGGTTGGTAAGGTTCTGCTCGACAGCTTCCGCAAAGAGCCGTGGTTAGGGTTTGAAGTGGTCGGGATTTATCACGACGCGAAGCCGGGCGGCGTGCCGTCGGACTGGGCGGGCAATTACGAACAGCTTATTGAAGACGCGAAAGCCGGTAAAATTCACAACGTCTACATCGCCATGCAGATGAGAGACGAATCCCGCATTAAGCAACTGATGCGCGAGCTGGCGGATACCACCTGTTCGGTGATCCTGATCCCGGACGTGTTTACCTTCAACATCCTTCACTCACGCATTGAAGAAGTGAACGGCGTGCCGGTCGTACCGCTGTACGACACCCCGCTGTCGGGCATTAACCGCGTGCTGAAGCGCGCGGAAGATATTGTGCTCTCTTCGCTGATTTTACTGCTCATCTCCCCGGTGCTGTGCTGCATTGCCCTCGCGGTGAAGCTGAGCTCTCCCGGCCCGGTTATCTTCCGCCAGACCCGCTACGGTATGGACGGTAAGCCGATTATGGTGTGGAAATTCCGCTCCATGAAGGTGATGGAAAACGACAAGGTGGTGACCCAGGCAACGCAGAACGATCCGCGCGTCACCCGCGTGGGGAACTTCCTGCGCCGCACCTCGCTGGATGAACTGCCGCAGTTTATCAACGTCTTCACCGGCGGCATGTCGATTGTTGGCCCGCGTCCGCACGCGGTGGCGCACAACGAGCAGTACCGCTCGCTGATTGAAGGCTACATGCTGCGCCATAAGGTGAAGCCGGGCATTACCGGCTGGGCGCAGATCAACGGCTGGCGCGGCGAAACCGACACGCTGGAAAAAATGGAAAAACGTATCGAATTCGATCTGGAATACATCCGTGAATGGAGTATCTGGTTCGATATCAAGATTGTTTTTCTGACCATCTTCAAAGGTTTCGTGAACAAAGCGGCGTACTAA
- the cpsG gene encoding colanic acid biosynthesis phosphomannomutase CpsG — MEKLTCFKAYDIRGKLGEELNEDIAWRIGRAYGEYLKPQTIVLGGDVRLTSESLKLALAKGLQDAGVDVLDIGLSGTEEIYFATFHLGVDGGIEVTASHNPMDYNGMKLVRKGARPISGDTGLRDVQRLAEANDFPPVNDAKRGSYKKINLQKEYIDHLLGYINVANLKPLKLVINSGNGAAGPVVDALEARFKALNVPVTFVKVHNTPDGNFPNGIPNPLLPECRDDTRNAVIEHGADMGIAFDGDFDRCFLFDEKGQFIEGYYIVGLLAEAFLEKNPGAKIIHDPRLSWNTVDVVSAAGGTPVMSKTGHAFIKERMREEDAIYGGEMSAHHYFRDFAYCDSGMIPWLLVTELLCLKGQTLGELVRDRMAAFPASGEINSKLAQPAEAIARVEQHFAIHALEIDRTDGISMAFPQWRFNLRSSNTEPVVRLNVESRADTALMEARTKDILALLNQ; from the coding sequence ATGGAAAAATTAACCTGTTTTAAAGCCTACGATATTCGCGGCAAGCTGGGCGAAGAGCTGAATGAAGATATCGCGTGGCGTATCGGCCGCGCGTACGGCGAATATTTAAAACCGCAGACCATCGTGCTGGGCGGCGACGTGCGTCTGACCAGTGAATCCCTCAAGCTGGCCCTGGCGAAAGGGCTGCAGGACGCGGGCGTGGACGTGCTGGATATCGGCCTTTCCGGGACCGAGGAGATTTACTTTGCCACCTTCCACCTGGGCGTGGACGGCGGTATCGAAGTGACGGCCAGCCACAACCCGATGGACTACAACGGGATGAAGCTGGTGCGCAAGGGCGCCCGTCCGATCAGCGGCGACACCGGCCTGCGCGACGTGCAGCGCCTGGCTGAAGCCAACGACTTCCCGCCGGTGAACGACGCGAAGCGCGGCAGCTACAAAAAAATCAACCTGCAGAAAGAGTACATCGACCACCTGCTGGGCTACATCAACGTGGCGAACCTCAAGCCGCTGAAGCTGGTCATCAACTCCGGTAACGGCGCGGCCGGCCCGGTGGTGGATGCGCTGGAAGCCCGCTTTAAGGCGCTGAACGTGCCGGTGACCTTCGTCAAGGTGCACAACACCCCGGACGGCAACTTCCCGAACGGTATTCCTAACCCGCTGCTGCCGGAGTGCCGCGACGACACCCGCAACGCGGTGATTGAGCACGGCGCGGACATGGGCATCGCCTTTGACGGCGACTTCGACCGCTGCTTCCTGTTCGACGAGAAAGGGCAGTTCATCGAGGGCTACTACATTGTCGGCCTGCTGGCGGAAGCGTTCCTCGAGAAAAACCCGGGCGCGAAAATCATTCATGACCCGCGCCTTTCCTGGAACACCGTCGACGTGGTGTCAGCGGCGGGCGGCACGCCGGTGATGTCCAAAACCGGCCACGCCTTCATCAAAGAGCGCATGCGCGAAGAAGACGCCATCTACGGCGGCGAGATGAGCGCCCATCACTACTTCCGTGATTTTGCCTACTGCGACAGCGGGATGATCCCGTGGCTGCTGGTGACCGAGCTGCTGTGCCTGAAGGGGCAGACGCTGGGCGAGCTGGTGCGCGACCGCATGGCGGCGTTCCCGGCGAGCGGGGAGATCAACAGCAAGCTGGCGCAGCCGGCCGAGGCCATTGCCCGCGTGGAGCAGCACTTTGCGATCCACGCGCTGGAAATTGACCGTACGGACGGCATCAGCATGGCGTTCCCGCAGTGGCGCTTTAACCTGCGCTCGTCCAACACCGAGCCGGTGGTGCGCCTGAACGTGGAGTCCCGAGCTGACACGGCGTTGATGGAAGCCCGAACGAAGGACATTCTGGCGCTGTTGAATCAGTAA
- the cpsB gene encoding mannose-1-phosphate guanyltransferase yields the protein MSQTTLYPVVMAGGSGSRLWPLSRVLYPKQFLCLKGDLTMLQTTVNRLHGVECESPVVICNEQHRFIVAEQLRQLNKLTENIILEPAGRNTAPAIALAALAAKRSSPDCDPLMLVLAADHVIQQEDAFRDAVRAAIPYAESGKLVTFGIVPDLPETGYGYIRRGSVTPGEGDSVAFDVAQFVEKPNLETAQAYVASGEYYWNSGMFLFRAGRYLEELRKYRPDILHACEKAMAVVDPDLDFIRVDEEAFLACPEESIDYAVMERTADAVVVPMDAGWSDVGSWSSLWEISAHTPEGNVHHGDVISHKTENSYVYAESGLVTTVGVKDLVVVQTKDAVLIADRNAVQDVKKVVEQIKADGRHEHHIHREVYRPWGKYDSIDSGDRYQVKRITVKPGEGLSVQMHHHRAEHWVVVAGTAKVTIDGEIKLLGENESIYIPLGATHCLENPGKIPLDLIEVRSGSYLEEDDIVRFQDRYGRV from the coding sequence ATGAGTCAAACCACTTTGTATCCGGTTGTGATGGCTGGTGGCTCTGGTAGCCGGTTGTGGCCGCTGTCCCGCGTGCTCTATCCAAAACAGTTCCTCTGCCTGAAAGGGGATCTCACCATGCTGCAGACGACGGTAAACCGTCTGCACGGCGTGGAGTGTGAAAGCCCGGTGGTGATCTGTAACGAACAGCACCGCTTTATTGTTGCCGAGCAGCTGCGCCAGCTGAATAAGCTCACCGAAAACATCATCCTGGAGCCTGCCGGACGCAATACCGCGCCTGCGATCGCCCTGGCGGCGCTGGCGGCAAAACGCAGCAGCCCGGACTGTGACCCGCTGATGCTGGTCCTGGCGGCAGACCACGTTATCCAGCAGGAAGACGCGTTCCGCGACGCGGTGCGTGCGGCGATCCCTTACGCCGAGAGCGGCAAGCTGGTGACCTTCGGCATCGTGCCGGATCTGCCGGAAACCGGCTATGGCTATATCCGTCGCGGCAGCGTGACGCCGGGTGAAGGCGACAGCGTGGCGTTTGACGTGGCGCAGTTTGTTGAAAAACCGAATCTGGAAACCGCGCAGGCGTATGTCGCCAGCGGTGAGTATTACTGGAACAGCGGGATGTTCCTGTTCCGCGCCGGACGCTATCTGGAAGAGCTGCGCAAATACCGCCCGGATATTCTGCACGCCTGCGAGAAAGCAATGGCGGTGGTGGACCCGGATCTCGATTTCATCCGCGTGGATGAAGAGGCGTTCCTCGCCTGCCCGGAAGAGTCCATTGACTACGCGGTGATGGAACGTACGGCGGACGCCGTCGTGGTACCGATGGATGCGGGCTGGAGCGATGTCGGCTCCTGGTCCTCCCTGTGGGAGATCAGCGCCCATACCCCGGAGGGTAACGTCCACCACGGCGATGTGATTAGCCACAAAACGGAAAACAGCTACGTCTATGCCGAATCCGGCCTGGTGACCACGGTCGGGGTGAAGGATCTGGTGGTTGTCCAGACCAAGGACGCCGTGCTGATTGCTGACCGTAACGCCGTGCAGGACGTTAAAAAAGTGGTGGAGCAGATCAAGGCCGATGGCCGTCACGAGCACCATATTCACCGCGAAGTCTACCGTCCGTGGGGGAAATATGACTCCATTGATTCCGGTGACCGCTATCAGGTGAAACGCATCACCGTGAAGCCGGGCGAGGGGCTGTCGGTGCAGATGCACCATCACCGCGCCGAGCACTGGGTGGTGGTTGCGGGTACCGCTAAAGTCACTATCGACGGTGAAATCAAACTGCTGGGTGAAAACGAGTCCATTTATATTCCGCTGGGGGCGACGCACTGTCTGGAAAACCCGGGGAAAATTCCTCTCGACTTAATTGAGGTGCGCTCCGGCTCGTATCTGGAAGAAGACGATATCGTGCGCTTCCAGGATCGCTACGGGCGGGTGTAG
- the wcaI gene encoding colanic acid biosynthesis fucosyltransferase WcaI → MKILVYGINYSPELTGIGKYTGEMVEWMASQGHDVRVITAPPYYPEWKVGERYSSWRYRREEGAATVWRCPLYVPKQPSTLKRLLHLGSFALSSFFPLMAQRRWKPDRIIGVVPTLFCTPGMRLLGKLSGARTLLHIQDYEVDAMLGLGMAGKSKGGKVAKLASAFERSGLHNVDYVSTISRSMMNKAQEKGVPAEKVIFFPNWSEVARFRDVTEQDAQALRAQLGLPEDQKIILYSGNIGEKQGLESVIEAAQLLSEHPWTFVIVGQGGGKARLEKMAGERGLTNVKFFPLQSYEALPALLKMGDCHLVVQKRGAADAVLPSKLTNILAVGGNAVITAEAETELGQLCDSYPGIAVCVEPESVPALVTGIEQALAMPKVNTVAREYAERTLEKENVLSQFIADIRG, encoded by the coding sequence ATGAAAATTTTAGTGTACGGAATCAACTACTCGCCGGAATTAACCGGCATCGGGAAATACACCGGCGAGATGGTCGAGTGGATGGCGAGCCAGGGACATGACGTGCGGGTCATTACCGCGCCGCCGTACTACCCGGAGTGGAAAGTCGGGGAGCGCTACTCAAGCTGGCGCTACCGTCGCGAAGAGGGCGCTGCGACCGTCTGGCGCTGCCCGCTGTATGTGCCTAAGCAGCCCTCAACGCTGAAACGGTTACTTCATCTGGGCAGCTTTGCCCTGAGCAGTTTCTTCCCGCTGATGGCGCAGCGTCGCTGGAAGCCGGATCGCATCATCGGCGTTGTGCCAACGCTGTTTTGCACGCCGGGCATGCGTCTGCTGGGCAAACTCTCCGGTGCGCGCACTCTGTTGCACATTCAGGATTACGAAGTTGACGCCATGCTGGGCCTGGGGATGGCAGGCAAAAGTAAAGGCGGCAAGGTGGCGAAGCTCGCCAGCGCCTTTGAGCGCAGCGGCCTGCATAACGTGGATTACGTCTCGACTATCTCGCGCTCGATGATGAACAAGGCGCAGGAGAAGGGCGTTCCGGCAGAGAAGGTAATCTTCTTCCCGAACTGGTCCGAAGTGGCGCGTTTTCGCGACGTGACTGAGCAAGACGCTCAGGCCCTGCGCGCGCAGCTTGGTTTGCCTGAAGATCAAAAAATCATTCTTTACTCAGGCAACATCGGCGAAAAGCAGGGGCTGGAGAGCGTGATTGAAGCGGCCCAGCTGCTGAGTGAACATCCTTGGACGTTTGTGATTGTCGGGCAGGGCGGTGGAAAGGCGCGGCTGGAAAAAATGGCCGGGGAACGCGGCCTGACCAACGTAAAATTTTTCCCGCTTCAGTCTTACGAGGCATTGCCTGCGCTGCTGAAGATGGGCGACTGCCATCTGGTGGTCCAAAAACGCGGCGCCGCGGACGCGGTGCTGCCGTCCAAGCTGACCAACATTCTGGCAGTGGGCGGTAACGCGGTGATTACGGCAGAAGCCGAAACAGAGTTAGGCCAGCTGTGTGACAGCTATCCGGGGATTGCCGTGTGCGTGGAGCCGGAATCGGTCCCGGCGCTGGTCACCGGAATTGAGCAGGCACTTGCTATGCCAAAAGTGAACACGGTGGCACGTGAATATGCCGAACGCACGCTCGAAAAAGAGAACGTGCTGAGCCAATTTATTGCAGATATACGGGGATAA
- a CDS encoding GDP-mannose mannosyl hydrolase produces MFLSQEDFATVVRSTPLISIDLIVENERGEFLLGKRTNRPAQGFWFVPGGRVQKDETLTDAFERLTLAELGLQLPMAAGQFYGVWQHFYDDNFSGTGFTTHYIVLGFRLKVSEADLRLPDSQHDDYRWQTPEALLASDNVHDNSRAYFLADRQSGVPGL; encoded by the coding sequence ATGTTTTTAAGTCAGGAAGATTTTGCCACGGTAGTGCGTTCCACTCCGCTCATCTCGATTGATTTGATCGTGGAGAACGAACGCGGCGAGTTCTTGCTGGGGAAACGAACCAACCGTCCTGCACAGGGCTTCTGGTTCGTGCCCGGCGGGCGCGTGCAAAAGGATGAGACGCTTACCGATGCGTTTGAGCGTCTCACTCTGGCGGAACTGGGCCTGCAGCTGCCGATGGCAGCGGGCCAGTTTTACGGGGTCTGGCAGCACTTCTATGACGATAACTTTTCAGGCACCGGATTCACCACGCACTACATCGTGCTGGGGTTCCGCCTGAAGGTGAGTGAGGCAGACCTGCGTCTGCCTGATTCTCAGCATGACGACTACCGCTGGCAGACGCCAGAGGCGCTGCTGGCGAGCGACAATGTGCATGACAACAGTCGTGCCTATTTCCTGGCAGATCGTCAGTCCGGAGTGCCGGGCTTATGA
- the fcl gene encoding GDP-L-fucose synthase: MTKQRIFVAGHRGMVGSAIVRQLEQRGDVEVIVRTRDELNLLDSRAVQDFFANERIDQVYLAAAKVGGIVANNTYPADFIYENMMIESNIIHAAHLHNVNKLLFLGSSCIYPKMAKQPIAESELLQGTLEATNEPYAIAKIAGIKLCESYNRQYNRDYRSVMPTNLYGPHDNFHPSNSHVIPALLRRFHEATAENAPDVVVWGSGTPMREFLHVDDMAAASIHVMELDREVWQENTEPMLSHINVGTGVDCTIRELAQTIAQVVGYKGRVVFDATKPDGTPRKLLDVTRLHQLGWYHEVSLEQGLASTYQWFLENQHRFRG, from the coding sequence ATGACAAAACAACGTATTTTTGTCGCCGGTCATCGCGGAATGGTGGGTTCCGCGATTGTTCGCCAGCTGGAGCAGCGCGGTGACGTGGAAGTGATTGTCCGCACCCGCGACGAGCTGAACCTGCTCGACAGCCGCGCGGTACAGGACTTCTTTGCTAACGAACGCATTGACCAGGTGTATCTGGCGGCGGCGAAGGTGGGCGGTATTGTCGCTAACAACACCTACCCGGCGGATTTCATCTACGAAAACATGATGATCGAGAGCAACATCATTCACGCGGCGCATCTGCACAACGTGAATAAGCTGCTGTTCCTCGGGTCGTCCTGTATTTATCCGAAAATGGCGAAGCAGCCGATCGCTGAGAGCGAACTGCTGCAGGGCACGCTGGAAGCGACCAACGAGCCGTACGCGATTGCCAAGATTGCCGGGATTAAGCTGTGCGAGTCCTACAACCGTCAGTACAACCGCGACTATCGTTCGGTGATGCCGACCAACCTGTACGGACCGCACGACAACTTCCACCCGAGCAACTCGCACGTGATCCCGGCGCTGCTGCGCCGCTTCCACGAGGCGACCGCCGAGAACGCGCCGGACGTGGTGGTGTGGGGCAGCGGTACGCCGATGCGTGAATTCCTGCACGTGGACGACATGGCTGCCGCCAGCATTCACGTGATGGAGCTGGATCGCGAAGTGTGGCAGGAGAACACCGAGCCGATGCTGTCGCACATCAACGTCGGTACCGGCGTGGACTGCACCATTCGCGAGCTGGCGCAAACCATCGCGCAGGTAGTGGGCTACAAAGGCCGCGTGGTGTTTGACGCGACGAAACCGGATGGCACGCCGCGCAAGCTGCTGGACGTGACCCGTCTGCATCAGCTGGGCTGGTATCACGAGGTGTCACTGGAGCAGGGGCTGGCCAGTACCTACCAGTGGTTCCTGGAAAACCAGCACCGCTTCCGGGGGTAA
- the gmd gene encoding GDP-mannose 4,6-dehydratase: MSKVALITGVTGQDGSYLAEFLLEKGYEVHGIKRRASSFNTERVDHIYQDPHAANPKFHLHYGDLTDTSNLTRILQEVQPDEVYNLGAMSHVAVSFESPEYTADVDAMGTLRLLEAIRFLGLEKKTRFYQASTSELYGLVQEIPQKETTPFYPRSPYAVAKLYAYWITVNYRESYGMYACNGILFNHESPRRGETFVTRKITRAIANIAQGLESCLHLGNMDSLRDWGHAKDYVKMQWMMLQQEQPEDFVIATGVQYSVRQFVEMAAAQLGIKLRFEGTGVEEKGIVVSVTGHDAPGVKPGDVIVQVDPRYFRPAEVETLLGDPTKAHEKLGWKPEITLQEMVSEMVAKDLEAAKKHSLLKSHGYEVAIALES; the protein is encoded by the coding sequence ATGTCTAAAGTCGCTCTCATCACCGGCGTTACCGGGCAGGATGGTTCTTACCTGGCAGAGTTCCTGCTGGAAAAAGGGTATGAAGTACACGGTATTAAACGTCGTGCGTCTTCTTTCAACACCGAACGTGTGGATCATATTTATCAGGATCCTCACGCGGCGAACCCGAAATTCCACCTGCACTACGGCGACCTGACCGATACCTCCAACCTGACCCGTATCCTGCAGGAAGTACAGCCGGATGAAGTCTACAACCTGGGCGCGATGAGCCACGTAGCGGTCTCCTTCGAATCCCCGGAATACACCGCCGACGTTGATGCCATGGGTACGCTGCGTCTGCTGGAAGCGATTCGCTTCCTCGGCCTTGAGAAGAAAACTCGCTTCTACCAGGCATCTACCTCCGAGCTGTACGGCCTGGTGCAGGAAATCCCACAGAAAGAGACCACGCCGTTCTACCCGCGCTCTCCGTATGCGGTAGCAAAACTGTACGCCTACTGGATCACCGTGAACTACCGTGAATCCTACGGCATGTACGCCTGTAACGGCATCCTGTTCAACCACGAATCTCCGCGTCGCGGCGAAACCTTCGTGACCCGCAAAATCACCCGCGCCATCGCCAACATCGCGCAGGGTCTGGAATCTTGCCTGCACCTCGGCAACATGGATTCCCTGCGTGACTGGGGCCATGCCAAAGACTACGTGAAAATGCAGTGGATGATGCTGCAGCAGGAACAGCCAGAAGACTTCGTGATTGCGACCGGCGTGCAGTACTCCGTACGTCAGTTCGTTGAAATGGCCGCGGCACAGCTGGGCATCAAACTGCGCTTCGAAGGTACCGGCGTGGAAGAGAAAGGTATCGTGGTTTCCGTGACCGGCCATGACGCTCCGGGCGTGAAGCCAGGCGACGTGATTGTCCAGGTTGACCCGCGCTACTTCCGTCCTGCTGAAGTGGAAACCCTGCTGGGCGACCCAACCAAAGCGCACGAGAAGCTGGGCTGGAAACCAGAAATCACTCTGCAGGAAATGGTTTCCGAGATGGTAGCTAAAGATCTTGAAGCAGCGAAAAAACACTCCCTGCTCAAGTCTCATGGCTACGAGGTTGCCATCGCGCTGGAGTCCTGA